A region of Myxococcus stipitatus DSM 14675 DNA encodes the following proteins:
- the def gene encoding peptide deformylase, with product MALDIVIWPHKVLTTATKPVTDFGPALQTLLDQMAESMKEAEGIGIAANQVGESLRVALVGREDGTSFEIVNPQILEKKEKVTLEEGCLSVPREWEKCPRFHRVKVRYQDRTGEWHELEAEGRLAHVLQHEIDHLDGHVFVDHLSGLKRTLILDRMKKLQKAKSRQKES from the coding sequence ATGGCTCTCGACATCGTTATCTGGCCGCACAAGGTTCTCACCACCGCCACCAAGCCCGTCACGGACTTTGGCCCCGCTCTCCAGACGCTCCTGGACCAGATGGCCGAGTCCATGAAGGAAGCCGAGGGCATTGGCATCGCCGCCAACCAGGTGGGCGAGTCGCTGCGCGTGGCCTTGGTGGGGCGTGAGGACGGGACGTCGTTCGAAATCGTCAATCCGCAGATTCTGGAGAAGAAGGAGAAGGTGACGTTGGAGGAAGGGTGCCTCTCGGTTCCTCGGGAATGGGAGAAGTGCCCGCGCTTCCACCGCGTGAAGGTCCGCTACCAGGACAGGACGGGGGAGTGGCATGAGCTGGAGGCGGAGGGCCGCCTCGCCCACGTCCTGCAGCACGAGATTGACCATTTGGATGGCCACGTCTTCGTGGACCACCTGTCCGGGCTGAAGCGCACGCTCATCCTCGACCGGATGAAGAAGCTCCAGAAGGCGAAGTCCCGTCAGAAGGAGAGCTGA
- a CDS encoding nuclear transport factor 2 family protein codes for MNPHSQLIIDFYSAFQRRDAKAMNACYHPEVEFSDAVFIGLRHGGTTAMWSMLCERGKDLEVSFRDVQADEHTGRAHWDAHYTFSTTGRKVLNRIDAEFEFRDGKIVRHRDHFDFWTWSRQALGPAGLVLGWTPFLRNKVRGQARRSLDKYIQERGLPTP; via the coding sequence ATGAATCCGCACTCGCAGCTCATCATCGACTTCTACTCGGCGTTTCAACGTCGCGACGCGAAGGCCATGAACGCCTGCTACCACCCGGAGGTGGAGTTCTCCGACGCGGTCTTCATCGGACTGCGCCACGGCGGCACCACCGCCATGTGGAGCATGCTCTGCGAGCGCGGCAAGGACCTGGAGGTCTCCTTCCGCGACGTCCAGGCCGATGAGCACACCGGCCGCGCGCACTGGGACGCGCACTACACCTTCTCCACCACCGGCCGGAAGGTCCTCAACCGCATCGACGCCGAGTTCGAGTTCCGCGATGGCAAGATTGTCCGCCACCGCGACCACTTCGACTTCTGGACCTGGTCTCGACAGGCCCTCGGCCCCGCGGGACTCGTGCTCGGCTGGACACCGTTCCTCCGGAACAAGGTCCGCGGACAGGCTCGGCGCTCCCTGGACAAGTACATCCAGGAACGCGGCCTCCCAACGCCGTAA
- a CDS encoding MarR family winged helix-turn-helix transcriptional regulator has product MKRLRFVLEVHRATHRIGLFLESAEPSWELSQGEAHLLAYLLEAGDTSLSELHAAFAHKRSTLTSYMDRLEAKRLVLRESRPEDRRSFMVSLTGTGRTLAVRVHRRLELLEAQVLERLGEEDVEGLMTGLEALSELDRGTSRPKRTGSKTKGGG; this is encoded by the coding sequence ATGAAGCGGCTTCGATTTGTCCTGGAAGTCCACCGGGCGACCCATCGCATCGGCTTGTTCCTGGAGTCCGCCGAGCCATCCTGGGAGCTCTCCCAGGGGGAAGCCCACCTGCTGGCCTACCTGCTGGAGGCGGGGGACACCTCGTTGAGCGAGCTCCACGCGGCCTTCGCGCACAAGCGCTCCACGTTGACCAGCTACATGGACCGGCTGGAGGCGAAGCGGCTGGTGCTGAGGGAGTCGAGGCCGGAGGACCGGCGCTCCTTCATGGTGTCGTTGACGGGGACAGGGCGGACGCTGGCGGTCCGCGTGCATCGCCGCCTGGAGCTTCTGGAGGCGCAGGTGCTGGAGCGACTGGGGGAGGAGGACGTGGAGGGCCTGATGACGGGGCTCGAGGCCCTCTCGGAGTTGGACCGAGGCACATCTCGCCCCAAGCGCACCGGGTCGAAGACGAAGGGCGGAGGCTGA
- a CDS encoding DUF2378 family protein — protein MTDMNAGLNVLEPQLARELEERVSLATREDTARGLFFNGALGAVKVLGGDSAMQRCIEAAGEKKYVDFFNYPVASFLKLAFTAAQVMGPQLGGFDSALRRMGVQATTDFLSSAAGKTLLLLASNNPKRMVGNLHSGYRAAVSYGERGVKWTGDTSGVFTMKRDFMTPAYHEGVLQAVIEAVGGKQVQVQGRKTGPLDSEYSLSWQ, from the coding sequence ATGACAGACATGAACGCAGGATTGAACGTGCTCGAGCCACAGCTCGCGCGCGAGCTGGAAGAGCGCGTGTCGCTGGCGACGCGCGAGGACACGGCTCGAGGGTTGTTCTTCAATGGTGCGCTGGGCGCGGTGAAGGTGCTGGGAGGTGACTCCGCGATGCAGCGGTGCATCGAGGCGGCGGGAGAGAAGAAGTACGTCGACTTCTTCAACTACCCGGTGGCGTCGTTCCTGAAGCTGGCCTTCACGGCGGCGCAGGTGATGGGGCCTCAGCTGGGAGGCTTCGACTCGGCGCTGCGGCGGATGGGCGTGCAGGCGACGACGGACTTCCTGTCCTCGGCGGCGGGGAAGACGTTGTTGTTGTTGGCGTCGAACAACCCGAAGCGGATGGTGGGCAACCTGCACTCGGGCTACCGGGCGGCGGTGAGCTACGGCGAGCGCGGCGTGAAGTGGACGGGGGACACGAGTGGTGTCTTCACCATGAAGCGCGACTTCATGACGCCGGCCTACCACGAGGGTGTGCTCCAGGCCGTCATCGAGGCAGTGGGCGGGAAGCAGGTACAGGTGCAGGGCCGGAAGACGGGCCCGCTCGACTCCGAGTATTCGCTGTCCTGGCAGTAG
- a CDS encoding 3-oxoacyl-ACP synthase III family protein, producing the protein MTPNVCVVGAGAFVPSRRVSNARMARAIPGWPAERIEEKLGIRERRFLWDFDESTGRAIPPPEDDGHIYPATNTDMCEVALRKALTGSGVEAGELDALFVVTCTPDAPHFNHDAMALHQRLGLREDAFALVVDDGCGGTTYVLDLVKKMMAGGRFRTVAVVASAFTSPLVNRDVYLDELPAGPGRTKALQGYLSMYVFGDGAGAVVLRSKETGEDGAGILASFSGNAHGDLVIRKGGGVLKLPYQEGRSRPADMAFVVDGFRVARSYPEYMRKCLETVLGARPDLRGAVKRYYFHQPNKRVMDAFVSREGLRSEAVACNVDLYGNTSAAGMLILLAEDLESGRVSLGAGDVVLVAAVGANIHYGAQLIRL; encoded by the coding sequence ATGACACCGAATGTCTGTGTCGTCGGCGCAGGAGCCTTTGTTCCCTCGCGACGGGTGAGCAATGCGCGGATGGCGCGAGCCATCCCGGGTTGGCCGGCGGAGCGCATCGAGGAGAAGCTGGGCATCCGCGAGCGGCGCTTCCTGTGGGACTTCGACGAGTCGACGGGGCGTGCGATTCCGCCTCCGGAGGATGACGGCCACATCTATCCCGCCACGAACACGGACATGTGCGAGGTGGCGCTGCGCAAGGCGCTCACGGGCTCGGGGGTGGAGGCGGGGGAGTTGGATGCGCTCTTCGTGGTGACGTGTACGCCGGACGCGCCGCACTTCAATCATGACGCCATGGCGTTGCATCAACGGCTGGGGCTGCGCGAGGACGCGTTCGCGCTGGTGGTGGACGACGGCTGTGGTGGCACGACGTATGTGTTGGACCTGGTGAAGAAGATGATGGCCGGGGGCCGTTTCCGCACGGTGGCGGTGGTGGCGTCGGCCTTCACGTCGCCGTTGGTGAACCGGGACGTGTACCTGGACGAGCTGCCCGCGGGGCCGGGCCGGACGAAGGCGCTCCAGGGCTATCTCTCCATGTACGTGTTCGGGGATGGGGCGGGGGCGGTGGTGCTGCGGTCGAAGGAGACGGGGGAGGACGGGGCGGGAATCCTCGCGTCGTTCTCGGGCAACGCGCACGGGGACCTGGTCATCCGCAAGGGTGGGGGCGTGTTGAAGCTGCCCTACCAGGAGGGTCGCTCACGGCCGGCGGACATGGCCTTCGTGGTGGATGGGTTTCGGGTGGCGCGGAGCTATCCGGAGTACATGCGCAAGTGCCTGGAGACGGTGCTGGGCGCGCGGCCGGACCTGCGCGGGGCGGTGAAGCGGTACTACTTTCATCAACCCAACAAACGGGTGATGGATGCCTTTGTGTCGCGAGAGGGTCTCCGGTCGGAAGCGGTGGCTTGCAATGTTGACTTGTATGGAAACACCTCGGCGGCGGGGATGCTCATCCTGCTGGCGGAGGACCTGGAGTCGGGGCGGGTGAGCTTGGGTGCGGGGGACGTGGTGTTGGTGGCAGCCGTTGGGGCGAACATCCACTACGGGGCGCAGCTGATCCGCTTGTAG
- a CDS encoding MASE1 domain-containing protein: protein MPSLEFCPRRWQPLLRLVLFVCAYALGTKLGAVLAFPPEFVSAMWPPSGVALTGLLLTRHREWPALVLGAILVEPFAAHGTHWPITLASFAVAAGNLVEALVAALVLRRLVRFHPSMDRVRDVLGLVGPAALGSTLISATLSLCMLLSDQRLEAGEFWSAWRVFWVGNAMGVLLVAPLLLTWLSRGLEGWTRQRRLELTALLLLLGLATHWVFSMPPTAAPPATFHPVTYLAFPFLLWAALRFEARGTTLATTVMSALALWHTAHGLGPFAQSAWHNDSVIFLQSFLAVASLSGLFLASALSERRRAQEEVSHLNQELRQSLQTLATTQAALVRRERLAALGELSATVAHEVRNPLGAISNALAAIRRLAPQTASGPAGQLLGIMDEEVQRLDLIVNDLLDYTRPVEPRLQHQALGPVVEGALTASLRSGSSGITVSQSLDGPLPPVALDAHLLHVALTNLFTNAVQAMPSGGSLVTRIETATREGAPHARLTISDTGHGIPVDVQQRIFEPFFTTRATGTGLGLAIVRRIVDGHHGEVAVHSTVGQGTTFTVWLPCAREARALL from the coding sequence GTGCCCTCACTCGAGTTCTGTCCACGTCGCTGGCAGCCCCTCCTCCGGCTGGTGCTCTTCGTGTGCGCCTATGCACTGGGGACCAAGTTGGGCGCGGTGCTGGCCTTCCCTCCCGAGTTCGTTTCCGCCATGTGGCCCCCCAGCGGCGTGGCCCTCACGGGGCTGCTGCTCACGCGGCACCGGGAGTGGCCCGCCCTGGTCCTCGGCGCCATCCTGGTGGAGCCCTTCGCCGCTCACGGCACGCACTGGCCCATCACCCTGGCCAGCTTCGCCGTCGCCGCGGGGAACCTGGTCGAGGCCCTGGTGGCCGCCCTCGTGCTGCGGCGGCTGGTGCGCTTCCACCCCTCCATGGACCGCGTGAGGGACGTGCTGGGGCTGGTGGGCCCCGCGGCCCTGGGCAGCACGTTGATCAGCGCCACCCTCAGCCTGTGCATGCTGCTGTCGGATCAACGCCTGGAGGCCGGTGAGTTCTGGTCCGCGTGGCGCGTGTTCTGGGTGGGCAATGCCATGGGCGTGCTCCTCGTGGCGCCCTTGCTGCTCACCTGGCTCTCCCGGGGACTCGAAGGCTGGACACGCCAGCGACGGCTGGAGCTGACCGCGCTGCTGCTGCTGCTCGGGCTGGCCACCCACTGGGTGTTCAGCATGCCCCCCACGGCCGCGCCCCCCGCCACCTTCCACCCCGTGACGTACCTGGCCTTCCCCTTCCTGCTGTGGGCCGCCCTCCGCTTCGAGGCTCGCGGCACCACCCTGGCCACCACCGTCATGTCCGCGCTCGCCCTCTGGCACACCGCCCACGGGCTCGGCCCCTTCGCCCAGTCCGCCTGGCACAACGACAGCGTCATCTTCCTCCAGTCCTTCCTCGCCGTGGCCAGCCTCTCCGGCCTCTTCCTCGCCAGCGCCCTCAGCGAGCGCCGCCGCGCCCAGGAAGAAGTGAGCCACCTCAATCAGGAGCTGCGCCAGTCCCTCCAGACGCTCGCGACCACTCAAGCGGCGCTGGTCCGACGTGAGCGGCTGGCCGCGCTCGGCGAGCTCAGCGCCACCGTGGCGCATGAGGTCCGCAATCCGCTGGGCGCCATCTCGAACGCGCTCGCCGCCATCCGCCGGCTCGCGCCGCAGACGGCCTCCGGTCCCGCGGGCCAGCTGCTGGGCATCATGGACGAAGAGGTCCAACGCCTGGACCTCATCGTCAATGACCTGCTCGACTACACGCGGCCCGTCGAGCCTCGCCTCCAACACCAGGCGCTGGGCCCCGTCGTCGAGGGCGCCCTGACGGCGTCACTTCGCTCGGGGTCCTCCGGCATCACCGTGTCGCAGTCCCTGGACGGGCCCCTGCCTCCCGTCGCGCTGGATGCCCACCTGCTCCACGTGGCCCTCACCAACCTGTTCACCAATGCCGTGCAGGCGATGCCCTCGGGCGGCAGCCTCGTCACGCGCATCGAGACGGCGACTCGCGAGGGTGCCCCTCACGCGCGGCTCACCATCTCCGATACCGGCCACGGGATTCCCGTCGACGTGCAGCAGCGCATCTTCGAGCCCTTCTTCACCACACGCGCCACGGGGACCGGACTGGGGCTCGCCATCGTCCGGCGCATCGTCGACGGCCACCATGGCGAGGTCGCCGTCCACAGCACCGTCGGACAAGGCACCACGTTCACCGTGTGGCTGCCTTGCGCGAGAGAAGCCCGCGCCCTGCTCTGA
- a CDS encoding AAA family ATPase — translation MTQASPPARFKGTDSYLTHEGLQAAVNCALTLQRPLLVKGEPGTGKTLLAEAITQTLGLKLLTWHVKSTTRAQDGLYVYDTVQRLYDSRFGDGDVRDIRRYIRMGPLGEAFSSPERVVLLIDEVDKADLEFPNDLLHELDRMRFRITETNDEVAAKHRPIVVITSNNEKELPDAFLRRCVFHFIDFPDADLMRRIVDVHHPGLDTALAEQALKVFYELRGFTRLRKRPSTSELIDWIAVLKAQGVQDVKLDENVPFLGALLKKEQDLVAVAEAFGRGRRSRA, via the coding sequence ATGACTCAGGCCTCTCCTCCCGCCCGCTTCAAAGGTACCGACTCCTACCTGACCCACGAGGGCCTCCAGGCCGCCGTCAACTGCGCCCTCACCCTCCAGCGCCCGCTCCTGGTGAAGGGCGAGCCGGGCACCGGCAAGACGCTGCTGGCCGAGGCCATCACCCAGACCCTGGGCCTCAAGCTGCTCACCTGGCACGTGAAGAGCACCACCCGCGCGCAGGACGGCCTGTACGTCTACGACACCGTGCAGCGCCTGTATGACTCGCGCTTCGGCGACGGCGACGTGAGAGACATCCGCCGATACATCCGCATGGGTCCCCTGGGCGAGGCCTTCTCCTCCCCGGAGCGCGTCGTGTTGCTCATCGACGAGGTGGACAAGGCGGACCTCGAGTTCCCCAACGATTTGCTCCACGAGCTGGACCGGATGCGCTTCCGCATCACCGAGACGAACGACGAGGTGGCCGCGAAGCACCGCCCCATCGTCGTGATCACGTCCAACAACGAGAAGGAGCTGCCGGACGCGTTCCTGCGCCGCTGCGTGTTCCACTTCATCGACTTCCCCGACGCGGACCTCATGCGCCGCATCGTCGACGTGCACCACCCGGGGCTGGACACCGCCCTCGCGGAGCAGGCCCTCAAGGTGTTCTACGAGCTGCGCGGCTTCACCCGCCTGCGCAAGCGCCCCTCCACCAGCGAGCTCATCGACTGGATTGCGGTGCTCAAGGCCCAGGGCGTCCAGGACGTGAAGCTGGATGAGAACGTTCCGTTCCTCGGCGCACTGCTGAAGAAGGAGCAGGACCTGGTCGCCGTGGCGGAGGCCTTCGGACGCGGCCGGCGCTCACGCGCCTAG
- a CDS encoding vWA domain-containing protein yields MFLPFFYELRRRGLKVGAQEALALAEALKAGLHDSSLDGFYHVARALLVHSETQLDVFDQAFLAHFQGVETAGIELTQELLSWLEDARERPQLTPEEQMLLEALDPEEIRRLLEQRLKEQTERHDGGNRWIGTGGTSPFGNNGHSRGGMRVGGKGGNKQGMALQQAGARKYAGYRDDLVLDTRQMAVALRKLRAFARDGAPDELDVDETIAATARNAGELEVVTRPPRRPNTRVVLAMDVGGSMDPYAAVMSRLFSVASQATHFKELRTYYFHNCVYGKLYATPQLTGGMTVPELVASVGRHHKLVVVGDASMAPYELAIRTDAEGRYKSDGQEGLTWLMQLAQHFERNVWLNPEPMGTWRSGSIAMIARVFPMFSLTVEGLGEAVAHLTRGRTVKGAAARR; encoded by the coding sequence ATGTTCCTCCCGTTCTTCTACGAGCTGCGCCGGCGGGGCCTGAAGGTGGGCGCACAAGAGGCGCTCGCCCTGGCGGAGGCGCTCAAGGCCGGGCTGCACGACAGCAGCCTGGACGGCTTCTACCATGTGGCCCGCGCGCTCCTGGTGCACTCGGAGACGCAGCTGGATGTCTTCGACCAGGCCTTCCTCGCCCACTTCCAGGGCGTGGAGACCGCGGGCATCGAGCTGACGCAGGAGTTGCTGTCGTGGCTGGAGGACGCTCGCGAGCGCCCTCAGCTCACGCCCGAGGAGCAGATGCTCCTGGAGGCCCTGGACCCGGAGGAGATTCGCCGCCTCCTCGAGCAGCGCTTGAAGGAACAGACGGAGCGCCACGACGGCGGCAACCGGTGGATTGGCACCGGCGGCACGTCGCCCTTCGGCAACAACGGCCACTCCCGGGGCGGCATGCGCGTGGGGGGCAAGGGCGGCAACAAGCAGGGCATGGCCTTGCAGCAAGCGGGCGCGCGCAAGTACGCGGGCTACCGCGATGACCTGGTGCTGGACACCCGGCAGATGGCCGTGGCCCTCCGCAAGCTGCGCGCCTTCGCTCGCGACGGTGCGCCCGATGAGCTGGACGTCGACGAGACCATCGCCGCCACCGCGCGCAACGCGGGGGAGCTGGAGGTGGTGACGCGCCCCCCGCGCAGGCCCAACACCCGCGTGGTGCTGGCCATGGACGTGGGCGGCTCCATGGACCCGTACGCCGCGGTGATGAGCCGGCTGTTCTCCGTCGCGAGCCAGGCCACGCACTTCAAGGAACTGCGAACGTATTACTTCCACAACTGCGTCTACGGAAAGCTGTACGCCACGCCGCAGCTCACCGGGGGTATGACGGTGCCGGAGCTGGTGGCCTCGGTGGGGCGGCACCACAAGCTGGTCGTCGTGGGTGACGCGTCCATGGCGCCGTATGAGCTGGCCATCCGCACCGACGCCGAGGGGCGCTACAAGTCCGACGGGCAGGAAGGCCTGACGTGGCTGATGCAGCTGGCCCAACACTTCGAGCGCAATGTGTGGCTCAACCCGGAGCCGATGGGGACGTGGCGCTCGGGCAGCATCGCCATGATTGCCCGCGTCTTCCCCATGTTCTCCCTCACCGTGGAGGGCCTGGGTGAGGCAGTGGCGCACCTCACGCGCGGACGCACCGTGAAGGGCGCGGCGGCCCGGCGCTGA
- the tkt gene encoding transketolase, with translation MTTDKQDLLSINTIRTLAMDAVQQAHSGHPGAPMSLAPVAYQLWQQELRYDPSQPIWPDRDRFILSNGHASMLLYALLHLAGVKRVTRDYKVEDALSVSLEDIQKFRQLDSSTPGHPEYRWTSGVETTTGPLGQGVANSVGMAIASRWQAGHFNKPGFELFSHDVYAICGDGDLMEGVASEAASIAGHLQLPNLCWLYDSNHISIDGSTDLAFTEDVGRRFEAYGWRVLRVADGNDLTALGEALHAFKTLRGKPTLIIVTTQIAFGAPKLQGSSKAHGEPLGDEEIKGTKRNYGWPEDAKFLVPDGVRERFQERMGARGKKLREEWDARFAEYQKQYPELADELVRMQRRETPKGWDSELPVFPADAKGLATRESSGKVLNAMAKHYPWLVGGSADLNPSTKTYITGSESMKPGELAGRNIHFGVREHAMGSIVNGLCLSKVRGYGATFLIFSEYERPAIRLSALMELPAVHIFTHDSIGLGEDGPTHQPVEQLASLRAIPGLIVLRPGDANEVVEAWRIIGQQRSHPVVLVLTRQAVPTLDRTKYGAASGVAKGGYVLADAAGGKPELVLIGTGSEVSLCLDAHEKLTAEGIKSRVVSLPSWELFEQQSQEYRDSVLPPGVHARVAVEKGAAFGWERWTGLRGNIVAMRSFGASAPIKALQQKFGFTVDNVVKVAKDTLAQNKA, from the coding sequence ATGACCACCGACAAGCAGGACCTGCTGAGCATCAACACCATCCGCACCCTGGCCATGGATGCGGTCCAGCAAGCCCACTCGGGTCACCCGGGGGCGCCCATGTCCCTGGCCCCCGTGGCCTACCAGCTCTGGCAACAAGAGCTCCGGTATGACCCGTCCCAGCCCATCTGGCCGGACCGCGACCGCTTCATCCTCTCCAACGGCCACGCGTCCATGCTGCTGTACGCGCTGCTCCACCTGGCCGGCGTCAAGCGCGTCACCCGCGACTACAAGGTCGAGGACGCCCTGAGCGTCTCGCTGGAGGACATCCAGAAGTTCCGCCAGCTCGACTCGTCCACCCCCGGGCACCCCGAGTACCGGTGGACCAGCGGCGTGGAGACGACGACGGGCCCCCTGGGCCAGGGCGTGGCCAACAGCGTGGGCATGGCCATCGCCAGCCGCTGGCAGGCAGGCCACTTCAACAAGCCGGGCTTCGAGCTGTTCTCCCATGACGTCTACGCCATCTGCGGCGACGGAGACCTCATGGAAGGTGTCGCCTCCGAGGCCGCCTCCATCGCCGGCCATCTCCAGCTGCCCAACCTCTGCTGGCTCTACGACTCCAACCACATCTCCATCGACGGCAGCACCGACCTGGCCTTCACCGAGGACGTGGGCCGCCGCTTCGAGGCCTACGGCTGGCGCGTGCTCCGCGTCGCCGACGGCAATGACCTGACCGCCCTGGGCGAGGCGCTGCACGCCTTCAAGACCCTGCGCGGCAAGCCCACCCTCATCATCGTCACCACGCAGATTGCCTTCGGCGCGCCCAAGCTCCAGGGTTCCTCCAAGGCCCATGGCGAGCCCTTGGGCGACGAGGAGATCAAGGGCACCAAGCGCAACTACGGCTGGCCCGAGGACGCGAAGTTCCTGGTCCCCGACGGCGTGCGCGAGCGCTTCCAGGAGCGCATGGGCGCGCGCGGCAAGAAGCTGCGTGAAGAGTGGGATGCGCGCTTCGCCGAGTACCAGAAGCAGTACCCGGAGCTGGCCGACGAGCTGGTGCGCATGCAGCGCCGCGAGACGCCCAAGGGCTGGGACTCCGAGCTGCCCGTGTTCCCCGCCGACGCCAAGGGCCTGGCCACGCGCGAGTCCAGCGGCAAGGTGCTCAACGCCATGGCCAAGCACTACCCGTGGCTGGTGGGCGGCTCCGCAGACCTGAACCCCTCCACGAAGACGTACATCACCGGCTCCGAGTCCATGAAGCCCGGTGAGCTGGCCGGCCGCAACATCCACTTCGGCGTGCGCGAGCACGCGATGGGCTCCATCGTCAACGGCCTGTGCCTGAGCAAGGTGCGCGGCTACGGCGCCACGTTCCTCATCTTCAGTGAGTACGAGCGCCCCGCCATCCGCCTGTCCGCGCTGATGGAGCTGCCCGCGGTCCACATCTTCACGCACGACTCCATCGGCCTGGGCGAGGACGGCCCCACGCACCAGCCCGTGGAGCAGCTGGCGAGCCTGCGCGCGATTCCGGGCCTCATCGTCCTGCGCCCCGGCGACGCGAACGAGGTGGTGGAGGCGTGGCGCATCATCGGCCAGCAGCGCAGCCACCCCGTCGTCCTGGTCCTCACCCGCCAGGCCGTGCCCACGCTGGACCGCACCAAGTACGGCGCGGCCTCCGGCGTCGCCAAGGGCGGCTACGTGCTGGCGGACGCGGCGGGCGGCAAGCCGGAGCTGGTGCTCATCGGCACCGGCAGCGAGGTGTCGCTGTGCCTGGACGCCCACGAGAAGCTCACCGCCGAGGGCATCAAGTCCCGCGTCGTCAGCCTGCCCTCGTGGGAGCTGTTCGAGCAGCAGTCGCAGGAGTACCGCGACAGCGTGCTGCCGCCGGGCGTGCACGCGCGCGTCGCGGTGGAGAAGGGCGCCGCCTTCGGGTGGGAGCGCTGGACGGGTCTGCGCGGCAACATCGTCGCCATGCGCAGCTTCGGCGCGTCCGCCCCCATCAAGGCGCTCCAGCAGAAGTTCGGCTTCACCGTGGACAACGTGGTGAAGGTGGCCAAGGACACGCTGGCCCAGAACAAGGCGTAG
- the truB gene encoding tRNA pseudouridine(55) synthase TruB codes for MTPGLYRVHKPVGPTSFSVVQSFLEETRAVPGKRVPVCHGGTLDPFAEGLLLILVGQATRLFELLHAVPKTYEADVVWGTEMDTGDLHGKPVFQGDPSRLTPESLDAALQSFLGWSEQVPPSTSAKKVGGEPAYRKVHRGETVELPPSRVYLHSARWLSHALPGTSRLSMTCRGGYYVRALARDLGQKLGCGAHLSSLHRTEIGPWKDPEPGTRVGAFARELLPWARVRPLTDQEVGELRRDRSVAMSGTLPPDWRLPPGFPDPQAPVRGFHQGRLTFLLSERDGALWSDTELRGGL; via the coding sequence ATGACCCCCGGCCTCTACCGTGTGCACAAGCCCGTGGGCCCCACGAGCTTCTCGGTGGTGCAGTCCTTCCTCGAGGAGACACGTGCGGTCCCGGGCAAGCGCGTGCCGGTGTGCCACGGCGGGACGCTGGACCCGTTCGCGGAAGGGCTGCTGCTGATACTCGTGGGACAGGCCACGCGGCTGTTCGAACTGCTGCACGCCGTGCCCAAGACTTACGAGGCCGACGTCGTCTGGGGCACGGAGATGGACACGGGAGACCTGCACGGCAAGCCTGTGTTCCAAGGGGACCCGTCGCGCCTGACGCCCGAGTCCCTCGACGCCGCGCTCCAATCCTTCCTCGGCTGGAGCGAGCAAGTCCCTCCCTCCACGAGCGCGAAGAAGGTGGGCGGCGAGCCCGCCTATCGCAAGGTGCACCGAGGCGAGACAGTGGAGCTGCCTCCCTCGCGTGTCTATCTGCACTCCGCGCGGTGGCTGTCTCATGCGCTCCCCGGCACGAGCCGTCTCTCGATGACCTGCCGAGGCGGCTACTACGTCCGCGCGCTCGCGAGAGACCTGGGCCAGAAGCTGGGCTGTGGCGCGCACCTGTCCTCGCTGCATCGCACGGAGATTGGCCCGTGGAAGGACCCGGAGCCCGGGACACGCGTGGGCGCCTTCGCGCGAGAGCTGCTGCCCTGGGCGCGAGTCCGTCCGCTCACGGACCAGGAAGTGGGCGAGCTGCGCCGAGACAGGTCCGTGGCCATGAGCGGCACGCTGCCCCCGGACTGGCGCCTGCCGCCGGGCTTCCCGGACCCCCAGGCCCCCGTGCGTGGCTTCCATCAAGGCCGCCTCACGTTCCTGCTGAGCGAGCGTGACGGCGCGCTGTGGAGCGACACGGAGCTGCGCGGCGGCCTGTAA